A genomic window from Stigmatopora argus isolate UIUO_Sarg chromosome 13, RoL_Sarg_1.0, whole genome shotgun sequence includes:
- the c13h2orf69 gene encoding mitochondrial protein C2orf69 homolog → MTSTVAKTSSPGSSSRPVGVSKSPGTQRLHKLLAVPGSKANMINDLLLLRPGDGHDPQASSSSSCKHVVFFHGDIQDFREEMASQPDCAQWMAWSLEQVVVTLGRRFPGQHVWVVRASRMYLRKFSSYCNFVESNMFGAPEHAPYSPDGGALSHLRSLLIHGMERVGLQNPLRPAGGATAGFSLTLVGFSKGCVVLNQVLYELAGARADPRLSDFVGSLSDMFWLDGGHPGGGETWVTDEKLLGQLAASGIRVHAHVTPYEVRDPMRAWVGREHESFVKTLEELGARLHRKVHFEDQPPSIENHFMVIQEF, encoded by the exons ATGACGAGCACGGTGGCGAAAACCTCGTCTCCGGGATCGAGCAGCCGCCCGGTGGGAGTCTCCAAAAGTCCGGGTACGCAGAGGCTTCACAAATTGCTGGCCGTGCCCGGTTCCAAAGCCAATATGATCAACGATCTTCTCCTCCTACGGCCCGGAGATGGACACGATCCACAAGCaagcagcagtagtagttgcAAGCATGTGGTGTTTTTTCACGGGGACATTCAG GACTTCCGCGAGGAAATGGCGTCGCAGCCGGACTGCGCCCAGTGGATGGCGTGGAGTCTGGAGCAGGTGGTGGTCACCCTGGGCCGCCGTTTCCCGGGCCAACACGTGTGGGTGGTGCGCGCCTCCCGGATGTACTTGCGCAAGTTCAGCAGCTACTGCAACTTTGTGGAGAGCAACATGTTCGGCGCCCCGGAACACGCGCCGTACTCACCCGACGGGGGAGCGCTGAGCCACCTCAG GTCTCTGCTGATCCACGGGATGGAGCGCGTCGGTCTGCAAAACCCCCTCCGGCCAGCGGGCGGCGCCACCGCTGGCTTTTCTCTGACTCTGGTGGGCTTCAGCAAAGGATGCGTGGTCCTCAACCAGGTGCTCTACGAACTGGCCGGCGCCCGGGCCGATCCGCGTCTGTCCGACTTCGTCGGGAGCCTTTCGGACATGTTCTGGCTGGACGGCGGTCACCCGGGGGGCGGCGAGACGTGGGTGACGGACGAGAAGCTGCTGGGCCAGCTGGCCGCCAGCGGGATCCGGGTCCACGCCCACGTCACCCCGTACGAGGTCAGGGACCCCATGCGAGCCTGGGTGGGCCGAGAGCACGAGAGCTTCGTGAAGACCCTGGAGGAGTTGGGGGCGCGTCTGCACCGCAAAGTCCATTTTGAGGACCAACCGCCGTCCATTGAAAACCACTTCATGGTCATTCAGGAATTCTGA
- the stk17b gene encoding serine/threonine-protein kinase 17B — protein MSRKRLDSRSGLIVAGLLVESHTPITAEPLDAVFEVTGELGRGKFAVVKRCVEKATGKVFAAKFLRKRRRGRDCRADVVHEMAVLETARNNPRVVNLYAAHETDHDIVLVLEYAAGGEIFDHCVSEELLPEAQITRLIRQTLEGVHLLHQSNLVHLDLKPQNILLTSLSPPGDIKIVDFGLARRLGAVGELREILGTPEYVAPEILNYEPITTSTDLWSVGVIAYMLVTGESPFVGDDKQETYLNVSQVNVDYSCEAFSRVSELAVDFIRKLLVKAPEDRPSAAECMTHPWLWHTVGPEPASGREVRERSCGSKWAAPPLDDPEDKENFLETSHSHAKRSRLDEHGFLGDGDF, from the exons ATGTCTCGGAAGCGGCTTGACAGTCGCAGCGGGCTGATCGTCGCCGGGCTGCTGGTCGAAAGTCACACGCCGATCACCGCGGAGCCTCTGGACGCTGTGTTCGAAGTCACCGGGGAGTTGGGAAG GGGCAAGTTTGCCGTGGTGAAACGCTGTGTGGAGAAAGCCACGGGCAAGGTGTTCGCCGCCAAGTTCCTGCGCAAAAGGAGGCGGGGTCGCGACTGCCGGGCCGACGTGGTCCACGAGATGGCCGTCCTGGAGACGGCCCGCAACAACCCCAGGGTGGTCAACCTGTACGCCGCTCACGAGACGGACCACGACATCGTTCTCGTGCTGGAATA CGCGGCGGGCGGCGAGATCTTCGATCACTGCGTGTCCGAGGAGCTGTTGCCCGAAGCTCAAATCACCCGTCTGATCAGGCAAACGCTGGAAGGGGTTCACCTCCTCCACCAGAGCAACCTGGTGCACTTGGACCTCAAG CCCCAGAATATCCTCCTGACCAGCCTTTCCCCTCCCGGAGACATAAAGATTGTAGACTTTGGTCTGGCACGCAGATTGGGCGCGGTTGGGGAGCTCAGAGAGATTCTTGGCACACCTGAGTATGTGG CCCCAGAAATTTTGAACTATGAGCCCATCACAACATCGACAGATCTTTG GAGCGTGGGCGTCATCGCCTACATGCTGGTGACGGGCGAGTCTCCGTTCGTCGGCGACGACAAGCAGGAGACGTACTTGAACGTGTCCCAGGTCAACGTGGACTACAGCTGCGAGGCCTTCTCCAGGGTTTCTGAGCTGGCCGTGGACTTCATCCGCAAACTGCTGGTCAAAGCGCCCGA GGACCGTCCCAGCGCCGCGGAGTGCATGACCCACCCTTGGCTGTGGCACACGGTGGGGCCCGAGCCGGCGTCGGGCCGCGAGGTCCGCGAGCGCAGCTGCGGCAGCAAGTGGGCGGCGCCCCCGCTGGACGACCCCGAGGACAAGGAGAACTTCCTGGAAACCTCGCATTCTCACGCCAAACGCTCACGCTTGGACGAGCACGGCTTTCTCGGAGACGGTGACTTCTAA
- the ftcdnl1 gene encoding formiminotransferase N-terminal subdomain-containing protein: protein MASIEEKACRKMTATLLGRRLVTCLLNVSEARRKDLVESVAKAALYDCQGTPRNGTTVLNIFNDRDYNRSVITIVASIESIREAVLSACEKACELIDMRTHSGLHPRMGAVDLVPIYPLGEDVGIEDCARESRAIALGLTQRVPGTSVFLFGWADTPLQRGLAQRRKEMGWFKKMADLQSIASCVGPAPQKRFGLTGVGAGPYVMNCNVTIDTQDIAVGRRIAAAIRESAPGGLPGVQVLALPHEGAVEIACNVESVPGDPPEHSDATAPWPSFNVGGQPYCHIPASLIAARVAELAGGHGVATMGTALVGFTPNECRGLAEWALAREIGPFWKEQQRVRM from the exons ATGGCAAGCATTGAAGAAAAAG CCTGCAGAAAAATGACGGCGACTTTGTTGGGAAGACGCCTGGTGACGTGTCTTCTTAACGTGTCTGAGGCTCGTAGGAAGGATCTGGTGGAAAGCGTGGCCAAGGCGGCCTTATATGACTGCCAAG GTACTCCAAGAAATGGAACGACGGTGTTGAACATCTTTAATGACCGCGACTACAACCGTTCCGTCATCACCATCGTGGCCAGCATCGAATCCATCC ggGAGGCCGTGTTGTCCGCGTGCGAGAAAGCCTGTGAGCTGATTGACATGCGGACCCACTCGGGGCTCCACCCACGAATGGGCGCTGTGGATCTGGTACCCATCTACCCTCTAGGCGAGGACGTGGGGATTGAAGACTGCGCTCGAGAATCGCGTG CTATCGCCCTGGGTCTCACCCAACGAGTCCCAGGCACCAGCGTCTTCCTCTTCGGGTGGGCCGACACCCCACTTCAGCGTGGGCTGGCGCAGAGGAGGAAGGAGATGGGCTGGTTCAAAAAGATGGCGGATTTACAAAGCATCGCTTCCTGCGTCGGTCCGGCGCCGCAAAAACGTTTTGGCCTCACTG GTGTCGGGGCCGGTCCTTACGTCATGAATTGCAACGTCACCATCGACACCCAAGACATCGCCGTGGGACGCCGCATCGCCGCCGCCATCCGAGAGTCCGCGCCGGGAGGTCTTCCGGGGGTCCAGGTCCTGGCCTTGCCTCACGAGGGCGCCGTGGAGATCGCCTGCAATGTGGAGAGCGTGCCGGGGGATCCGCCCGAGCATAGCGACGCCACGGCGCCCTGGCCGTCCTTCAACGTCGGGGGTCAGCCGTACTGCCACATCCCGGCTTCCCTTATCGCGGCCAGGGTCGCCGAGTTGGCGGGGGGCCACGGGGTGGCCACCATGGGCACCGCCCTGGTGGGCTTCACCCCCAACGAGTGTCGAGGCTTGGCCGAGTGGGCCCTGGCTCGAGAGATTGGCCCATTTTGGAAAGAGCAGCAAAGGGTGCGCATGTGA